DNA from Pelodiscus sinensis isolate JC-2024 chromosome 1, ASM4963464v1, whole genome shotgun sequence:
CTGAACCGGCTGATCGCCCAGATCGTCTCGTCCATCACGGCCTCCCTGAGGTTCGACGGCGCCTTGAACGTGGACCTCACGGAATTCCAGACCAACCTGGTGCCCTATCCCCGCATCCACTTCCCCCTCACCACCTACGCGCCCATCGTCTCGGCGGAGAGGGCCTACCACGAACAGCTCTCGGTGCCAGAGATCACCAACGCCTGCTTTGAGTTCTCCAACCAGATGGTGAAGTGCGACCCGCGCCGGGGCAAGTACATGGCCTGCTGCCTGCTCTACCGGGGGGATGTGGTGCCCAAGGACGTCAACGCTGCCATTGCCACCATCAAAACCCGGCGCTCCATCCAGTTCGTGGACTGGTGCCCCACCGGCTTCAAGGTGGGCATCAACTACCAGCCGCCCACGGTGGTGCCGGGCGGGGACCTGGCCAAGGTGCAGCGGGCTGTCTGCATGCTGAGCAACACCACGGCCATCGCGGAGGCCTGGGCCCGGCTGGACCACAAGTTCGACCTGATGTACGCCAAGCGGGCCTTCGTGCACTGGTACGTgggggagggcatggaggagggggagttCTCCGAGGCCCGGGAGGACATGGCTGCGCTGGAGAAGGATTACGAGGAGGTGGGCAGGGACTCGGCCgacggggaggaggtggaggaggacgAGTACTGAGTGATGCGTGTGGGGGCGGATGCGGCCGACTCTCCCTGCCCAGGAGGGCGGAGTTCcagcaagtagggatgtaaaatcccgctGCTTCAGGGAGCGGGTTACACGGTAGTTTTGACCTAACTTGTAACCGATTCGCAGCATAAGCAGCATCCGGGCTGGGGATCACTCCAACCCGGCTGGAGAATGCTGCATGGCTTCCCCCCCAACCCACCCACATGGGCCGAATTACGTGTGCTGGCCTTCACCTCTGTATGTCTCTTGTGTATCGCAATAAAAATAACACAGCTTTAACGTGTCCCCTGCAATTGGCGGCTGTATGGGTTTCCAGAGGTTGCCTTTAAACCGGATCCCGGTTTTAGGAGTAGCTTCATAACGGAGGCTACATGCCTAGACTTCCTGCTGGGCTCATGGGCTCTGGCTACAAAGCGCACTGCAGGCGGCAGAAATGATTCCCTCCGGGAATGCAATTTCCAGCCGGCGGTGACCCTCGCTGCAAACAGTTCTCTCTAGCGGATGCAAAAGTGAACGTCTTAACACAAGGCAAGGCCCTGCAGGAAACCGACTGTTAGGCTGTTGATCACAGACCGTTCTTTCCTGGGGTCTGGTGGGGGGATACAGGCCCATTTTGGGGAAGGAATTTGGCCCGGAGCTTGgttttttctcttcctctgcaGTATGGGAGCACAAGTCCCTGGCCAGTCCGTAGTGGAGGAAATGGGAGCGTCAGTGCCACTTGGTGTGAAATCACAACTTGAGGATTTTAAGTCCCTGAGGGAGAACTCTTGAGGCTCCACTCGATACACCGGCCTTCAAAATGCTAGGCCTCAGAGCTGTCACCTTGCTCTGCATGAAGGCAGGCAAATGGGGTAGCTTCTGGAAAGGCTCCGGAAGAGCCTCCAGgccaggggtcaccaaccagtcgatcgggatctaccagtcgatcttgaagcctctgacgggggatcctgactggtttggccaagaggttaccAAGTGCCTatgcttcagctgccccttcccccactgctgcccatctcctgccctttacCTTGAAGctgcccctcaggagcctccaGCTTGctctgcagggcagagggggctgaTGTCcgggtgccccctcccccactctctattgtttctccacagagcagggtgggagcatgacaggacttgggatggagtttgctggctgctttagagtgggccagggcagggggatcctgtctgctccaccacccaggagccacctgaggtaagcaggccTAGTTGGAGCCCAcctcctgaaaccctaccccagtcacgaaccccctcctgcagcccaacctcctgccctagccctgagacTCTACATCCACACCCACCAAGAGCCTGCACCTACATGCGCCCCATGTCCCAAACGGCCTTCCGTCAGGCGCCTGAGCCGGTCCCCAAAAAAACCAATTACTAGACATTTTagatgtcgggtattttctgaatttttcttgcCAGATAGaaggtgcaaataccagactgtctagtttaataccaaacacctggcaaccctattgagtTTGCCAACCAGGGGCTGGCCTTAGTGTTTGGAAGATCTCAGTTGGCTGGCGATTACAGAACAGACGCGGGACCAACTTTCCCAGCTGGGTGTGGAGGACCCTCCAGCTCCACCAAGCCCAGGTCTGGGGCCCTAGCTCCTCCTGGGTCTCTTGACTCTGCTCCCATTTTAGCCCCCAAATAAGTCCATTCTTTCAGAACCC
Protein-coding regions in this window:
- the LOC102445223 gene encoding tubulin alpha chain-like isoform X3; this encodes MRECISVHIGQAGVQMGNACWELYCLEHGIQPDGIVCVEPSSGQADSSFETFFRETGAGKHVPRALFVDLEPTVIDEIRTGAYRSLFHPEQLISGKEDAANNYARGHYTIGKEIIDAVVDRTRKMADQCSGLQGFLVFHSFGGGTGSGFTSLLMERLSVEFGKKSKLEFSVYPAPRVSTAVVEPYNSILTTHTTLEHSDCSFMVDNEAIYDICNRNLNVERPSYLNLNRLIAQIVSSITASLRFDGALNVDLTEFQTNLVPYPRIHFPLTTYAPIVSAERAYHEQLSVPEITNACFEFSNQMVKCDPRRGKYMACCLLYRGDVVPKDVNAAIATIKTRRSIQFVDWCPTGFKVGINYQPPTVVPGGDLAKVQRAVCMLSNTTAIAEAWARLDHKFDLMYAKRAFVHWYVGEGMEEGEFSEAREDMAALEKDYEEVGRDSADGEEVEEDEY